The Polymorphobacter megasporae genome window below encodes:
- a CDS encoding SapC family protein, whose translation MTTTTSPTNAPGPMTNIVRLNNIDHAGLRVITARGAERGDAVNQIPVFPTEFEAVQRDFPIVLHRTPDGAWEALALLGLDRDENLFLDGDRWIARYIPALLDRGPFSIGVHTGPDGQREPMVHIDLAHQRIVRDGSVTPAGEPLFLPHGGNAPYLERMQDILQVIHTGYLAQSAMFGALADAGLIEPVRIEIQLDETLRYDLVDFHTIGIEALARLSGAALESLHRQGLLAAAVHIASSLGNVSRLIALKNAKRAG comes from the coding sequence ATGACCACGACGACCAGCCCAACCAACGCCCCCGGCCCCATGACCAACATCGTCAGGCTCAACAACATCGATCACGCCGGGCTTCGGGTGATCACCGCGCGTGGTGCCGAGCGGGGCGATGCGGTCAACCAGATCCCCGTCTTCCCGACCGAGTTCGAGGCGGTCCAGCGCGATTTTCCGATCGTCCTTCACCGCACGCCCGACGGGGCTTGGGAAGCGCTCGCGCTGCTCGGACTCGACCGCGACGAAAATCTGTTTCTCGACGGCGACCGCTGGATCGCACGCTACATCCCCGCCCTGCTCGACCGCGGCCCATTTTCGATCGGGGTTCATACCGGACCGGATGGTCAGCGCGAGCCAATGGTCCATATCGATCTCGCCCACCAGCGGATCGTGCGCGACGGCAGCGTCACGCCAGCGGGGGAGCCATTATTTCTGCCGCACGGTGGAAACGCCCCGTACCTCGAGCGGATGCAGGATATCCTCCAGGTCATACATACCGGCTATCTCGCACAGTCCGCGATGTTCGGGGCGCTGGCCGACGCGGGGCTGATCGAGCCGGTCCGCATCGAGATCCAGCTCGACGAGACGTTGCGCTACGATCTCGTCGACTTCCATACGATCGGCATCGAGGCGCTCGCCCGGCTCAGCGGCGCGGCGCTTGAAAGCCTGCACCGTCAGGGTCTCCTCGCCGCCGCCGTGCACATCGCCTCGTCGCTCGGCAACGTGTCGCGGCTGATCGCGCTCAAGAATGCCAAGCGAGCCGGATGA